In Falco cherrug isolate bFalChe1 chromosome 5, bFalChe1.pri, whole genome shotgun sequence, one DNA window encodes the following:
- the LOC102051290 gene encoding beta-1,4-galactosyltransferase 3-like isoform X2, whose product MKVGPLTITFRVLPTERMIIKKNPFVQPGGRYRPPHCLARYKSAILIAYRNQEKYLHHLLYYIHPFLQRQQLSYSIYLIQQVGNGTFNRAKLLNVGVREALKDEDWDCLLLHDVDLVPENDYNLYVCDEYYPKHMASAMDKFQYTLPYKSFFGGVSALTPEHYMKMNGFPNTYWGSGGENDDIATRIRLAGMKIVRTSPHLGRYKVMDYDDEAERQELWRRPASRHNTQKTWKDDGMNSLEFKLLSRTKHRLYTNITVDIGYVPPFS is encoded by the exons ATGAAAG TTGGTCCGTTAACCATCACCTTCAGGGTGCTCCCTACTGAAAGAATGATcatcaaaaaaaatccttttgttcaACCTGGTGGCCGCTACAGGCCACCTCACTGCTTGGCCCGCTACAAGTCAGCCATCCTCATAGCCTACAGGAACCAGGAGAAGTACCTTCACCATCTTCTCTACTATATTCATCCATTCTTGCAGCGCCAGCAGCTCAGTTACAGTATCTACTTGATTCAGCAG gtggGGAATGGTACATTTAACCGAGCAAAGCTGCTTAACGTTGGTGTCAGGGAAGCCCTGAAGGATGAAGACTGGGACTGCCTCCTCCTGCACGATGTCGACCTTGTACCTGAGAATGATTATAATCTCTATGTTTGCGATGAATACTATCCCAAGCACATGGCTAGTGCCATGGACAAGTTTCAGTACAC cCTACCATACAAGTCCTTTTTTGGGGGTGTATCTGCTCTGACTCCAGAACATTACATGAAGATGAATGGGTTTCCAAACACATACTGGGGCAGTGGTGGTGAAAATGATGACATTGCTACAAG gattCGTTTGGCGGGAATGAAAATAGTCCGGACATCACCTCACCTTGGGCGCTACAAAGTGATGGACTACGATGATGAGGCAGAGAGACAGGAGCTGTGGAGAAG gCCTGCTTCCCGACACAACACCCAAAAAACGTGGAAAGATGACGGAATGAATTCATTGGAGTTCAAGCTCCTTTCCAGGACAAAGCATCGTCTTTATACCAACATCACCGTGGACATTGGATATGTTCCCCCGTTTTCCtaa